One region of Mycoplasma zalophi genomic DNA includes:
- the uvrA gene encoding excinuclease ABC subunit UvrA — protein sequence MKNDKIIIKGAKENNLKNVSLELPRQKLIVFTGLSGSGKSSLAFNTIYEEGKRRYVDSLSSYARQFLGNTKRPNVESIEGLSPSISIEQKTTHNNPRSIVGTVTEIYDYLRLLYARIGKVFCPTHNIEIKAQKHKDIIDAIFRYKENAKLYILSPIVFGEKGSHQAKLAQLKREGFVRVKINDDIYSLDDEINLDKNKRWNIDIVIDRLTLKETERQRISQAVEIALEHSNGFVRVYELDQDSQLFSIHYSCEYGDFDMPKIEPKLFSFNSPYGMCEECKGIGIKLHADYEKIVPNPKMTIKAGGIKYFENIVNTQNLEWQEFKVLLDRYGIPIDVPIEQLTSKQLKIILRGSEEEFEYVLISSSGNKYQRKGYIEGIATFLERKYLETSSEEIRAWYKKFMSEITCNVCNGSRLNEHALAVRINQKNIFDICSLDIADILEFIKNLELSPTEVEISNLILNETIHRLEFLINVGLDYLTLNRKSETLSGGEAQRIRLATQIGANLTGILYVLDEPSIGLHQHDNQKLLNSLKKMVEIGNTLIVVEHDEETILEADYIVDIGPVAGDKGGYIVAQGNLDDIINSQQSITGKYLSGEWKIEVPTSRRSGNGKVLSIKNASKNNLKNIDVKIPLGKFVCVTGVSGSGKSTLVNEIILNELNLHLSKDSISKSNTKLTGDVFIDKVVQITQSPIGRTPRSNPATYTSVFDDIRDIFANVEESRIRGYKKGRFSFNVPGGRCDKCQGDGVIKIEMHFLPDVYVTCDHCDGKRYNQETLEIKYHQKSINDVLNMRVQEAYDFFSSRTKIQAKLQTLLDVGLGYIQLGQAATTLSGGEAQRVKLATYLQKKPTGQTLFILDEPTTGLHTHDVKKLLSVLNRIVDNGDTVLVIEHNLDIIKNADYIIDLGPGGGKNGGKIIATGTPEQVSKQDNSYTAKYLKQILIKNN from the coding sequence ATGAAAAATGACAAAATAATAATTAAAGGTGCAAAAGAAAATAATCTAAAAAATGTGAGTTTAGAGTTACCAAGACAAAAGTTAATAGTTTTTACAGGATTAAGTGGATCTGGAAAAAGTTCACTGGCTTTTAATACAATTTATGAAGAGGGTAAAAGACGTTATGTAGATAGTTTGAGTTCATATGCAAGACAATTTTTAGGCAATACAAAAAGACCTAATGTCGAAAGCATAGAAGGTTTAAGTCCCTCAATAAGTATTGAACAAAAAACAACACATAATAATCCCCGTTCAATTGTTGGTACTGTTACTGAAATTTATGATTATTTAAGATTACTTTATGCAAGAATTGGAAAAGTTTTTTGTCCAACTCATAATATAGAAATTAAAGCCCAAAAACATAAAGATATAATTGATGCTATTTTCAGATACAAGGAAAACGCAAAATTATATATATTAAGCCCCATTGTTTTTGGCGAAAAAGGTTCGCATCAAGCAAAATTAGCACAGCTAAAAAGAGAGGGATTTGTAAGGGTTAAAATTAATGATGATATTTACTCACTTGATGATGAAATTAATTTAGATAAAAACAAAAGATGAAATATTGATATTGTAATTGATAGATTAACTTTAAAAGAAACAGAAAGACAAAGAATATCACAAGCTGTTGAAATAGCTTTAGAACATTCAAATGGATTTGTAAGAGTTTATGAATTAGATCAAGATAGCCAATTATTTTCAATTCACTATTCATGTGAATACGGTGATTTTGATATGCCTAAAATTGAACCTAAATTATTTTCATTTAATAGTCCTTATGGAATGTGTGAAGAATGCAAGGGAATCGGGATAAAATTACACGCTGATTATGAAAAAATTGTTCCTAATCCTAAAATGACAATAAAAGCAGGAGGGATTAAATACTTTGAAAATATTGTCAATACTCAAAATTTAGAATGACAAGAATTTAAAGTGCTTTTAGATCGTTATGGAATACCAATTGATGTTCCTATTGAACAACTAACTTCAAAACAATTAAAAATTATTTTACGTGGATCAGAAGAAGAATTTGAATATGTTTTAATTTCTTCATCAGGAAATAAATATCAAAGAAAAGGTTACATCGAAGGAATTGCAACTTTTTTAGAAAGAAAATATTTAGAAACTTCAAGTGAAGAAATAAGAGCATGATATAAAAAATTCATGAGTGAAATTACTTGTAATGTATGTAATGGTTCAAGATTAAATGAACATGCTCTTGCAGTTAGAATAAATCAAAAAAATATTTTTGACATTTGTTCATTAGATATAGCGGATATTTTGGAATTTATTAAAAATCTAGAATTAAGTCCAACAGAAGTGGAGATTTCTAACTTAATTTTAAATGAAACTATTCACAGATTAGAATTTTTAATTAATGTTGGCCTTGATTATTTAACTTTAAATAGAAAATCAGAAACATTAAGTGGTGGAGAAGCTCAAAGAATAAGATTAGCAACTCAAATTGGTGCTAATTTAACAGGGATTTTATATGTATTAGATGAACCAAGTATTGGGCTACATCAACATGATAATCAAAAACTTTTAAATTCTCTTAAAAAAATGGTTGAAATAGGAAATACTTTAATTGTTGTTGAACATGATGAAGAAACAATTTTAGAAGCTGACTATATCGTTGATATAGGACCTGTTGCTGGTGATAAGGGTGGTTATATAGTTGCCCAAGGAAATTTAGACGATATTATAAATTCACAACAATCTATTACTGGTAAATACTTAAGTGGGGAATGAAAAATAGAAGTTCCTACATCAAGACGTAGTGGTAATGGAAAAGTTTTAAGTATTAAAAATGCTTCAAAAAATAACTTAAAAAATATTGATGTAAAAATACCGCTAGGTAAATTTGTTTGTGTTACAGGTGTTTCTGGTTCAGGGAAAAGTACCTTAGTTAATGAAATTATTTTAAATGAATTAAATTTACATCTTTCAAAAGATTCAATTTCAAAATCAAATACAAAACTTACTGGTGATGTATTTATTGATAAAGTTGTTCAAATTACTCAATCACCAATAGGAAGAACACCAAGATCAAATCCTGCAACTTATACTAGCGTTTTTGATGACATTCGTGATATTTTTGCAAATGTTGAAGAATCAAGAATAAGGGGATACAAAAAAGGCCGTTTTAGTTTTAATGTCCCTGGTGGTAGATGTGATAAATGCCAAGGTGATGGAGTAATAAAAATTGAAATGCATTTTTTACCTGATGTTTATGTTACTTGTGATCACTGTGATGGAAAAAGATACAATCAAGAAACTCTAGAAATTAAATATCACCAAAAATCAATTAATGATGTTTTAAATATGCGTGTTCAAGAAGCGTATGATTTCTTTAGTTCTAGAACAAAAATTCAAGCAAAATTACAAACTTTGTTAGATGTTGGACTAGGTTACATTCAACTAGGTCAAGCTGCAACAACACTAAGTGGTGGAGAAGCTCAAAGAGTTAAATTAGCAACTTACTTACAAAAAAAACCTACCGGACAAACTTTATTTATTTTAGATGAACCAACAACTGGACTTCATACTCATGATGTTAAAAAATTATTGTCAGTTTTAAATCGTATTGTTGATAATGGAGATACTGTTTTAGTAATAGAACATAATTTAGATATTATTAAAAATGCTGATTATATTATTGATTTAGGACCTGGTGGTGGTAAAAATGGTGGTAAAATTATTGCAACAGGAACACCTGAGCAAGTGTCTAAGCAAGATAATTCATACACAGCTAAATACTTGAAACAAATACTTATTAAAAATAATTAA
- the lgt gene encoding prolipoprotein diacylglyceryl transferase, with product MEAFLEKTIQAFSGYIPDDPDTVLKLGNIRLYSLLMMLGMFCAILTVYYFWRREKYPFEIFATVVIITLPSAIVGARLFFIFERMAWGDWIYLKSNWYKVWTGGLSIQGGVVTATIADIIFLSFFRHKIDIKKCFSIILPAVFIGQAIGRWGNFSNHELFGKAISADDLSIVWLPDIIKKQMFINYNGISSYRVPLFIYESIANLIGYITLVWILNKYNWLRPGTTGGLYWIFYGIIRISMENLRQDHYTFYNVFSSLYIIFGITMVLYFELSINKRYTVYLVEPSKSPKWNKLLHFYVWEDSELYTLRKLKEKQRKELLKSKAA from the coding sequence ATGGAAGCTTTTTTAGAAAAAACTATTCAAGCATTTAGTGGATATATTCCTGATGATCCTGATACAGTTTTAAAATTAGGTAATATAAGACTTTATTCATTATTAATGATGCTTGGTATGTTTTGTGCTATTTTAACAGTTTATTACTTTTGAAGAAGAGAAAAATATCCTTTTGAAATTTTTGCAACAGTAGTAATTATTACATTACCTTCAGCAATTGTTGGTGCGAGATTATTTTTCATTTTTGAAAGAATGGCTTGAGGAGATTGAATATACTTAAAATCAAACTGATATAAAGTTTGAACAGGTGGATTATCGATTCAAGGTGGAGTAGTTACTGCTACGATAGCAGATATTATCTTTTTATCATTTTTTAGGCATAAAATTGACATAAAAAAATGTTTTTCAATTATTTTACCTGCAGTATTTATAGGACAAGCAATTGGTAGATGAGGAAATTTTTCAAATCACGAACTATTTGGAAAAGCAATTTCAGCAGATGATTTATCAATTGTATGATTACCTGATATCATTAAAAAACAAATGTTTATAAACTATAATGGTATTTCATCATATAGAGTTCCTTTATTTATTTATGAATCAATTGCAAACTTAATTGGATATATAACACTTGTTTGAATTTTAAATAAATACAATTGATTAAGACCTGGAACAACAGGTGGACTTTATTGAATTTTCTATGGAATTATAAGAATTAGTATGGAAAATTTAAGACAAGATCACTATACATTTTATAATGTGTTTAGTTCTTTATACATTATTTTTGGAATTACTATGGTTTTATATTTTGAATTATCTATAAATAAGCGTTATACGGTTTATTTAGTAGAACCTTCAAAATCACCTAAATGAAACAAACTTCTACATTTTTACGTGTGAGAAGATTCAGAATTATACACTTTACGTAAATTAAAAGAAAAACAACGTAAAGAATTATTAAAATCAAAAGCAGCATAA
- a CDS encoding NAD(P)/FAD-dependent oxidoreductase — protein MENTTDYDVLIIGSGPAGLTAAIYSQRAKLSTAFLEKSVPGGKLPNQSKIENWPGDETIKGSDLALRMFMHATNLGAKYLYGDVKEIISKEDEYKEVIMADGSKLTSKAVIIATGMISNIPSSIKNIEKYDGKGLSYCAICDGPLYANKPMAIIGGGNSAIEEAAYVSNIASHVYIFVRDNHTIAEQSLVDDLKKRNNITLLLNSEIKEINGENGVEKILADVDGQIKEIEVSAIFPYIGFRPSTAFLKELDILDENGFVITNEDMETKIKNVFAIGDVRQKAIRQITTATNDGTIAAKILSNRL, from the coding sequence ATGGAAAATACAACTGATTATGACGTTTTAATTATAGGCTCAGGGCCTGCTGGACTTACAGCTGCAATTTATAGTCAAAGAGCAAAATTAAGTACGGCTTTTTTAGAAAAATCAGTACCAGGTGGTAAATTACCAAATCAATCAAAAATTGAAAATTGACCAGGTGATGAAACAATAAAAGGTTCTGATTTAGCGCTAAGAATGTTTATGCATGCTACAAATTTAGGTGCTAAATATTTATATGGCGATGTAAAAGAAATTATTTCTAAAGAAGATGAATACAAAGAAGTAATTATGGCTGATGGTTCAAAATTAACTTCAAAAGCAGTAATTATTGCAACCGGTATGATTTCAAATATTCCATCTTCAATAAAAAACATCGAAAAATATGATGGAAAAGGTTTAAGTTATTGTGCAATTTGTGATGGTCCTTTATATGCAAATAAACCCATGGCAATAATTGGTGGTGGAAATAGCGCAATAGAAGAAGCAGCTTATGTTTCTAATATAGCAAGCCATGTCTATATTTTTGTACGCGATAATCACACAATAGCAGAACAATCATTAGTTGATGATCTAAAAAAACGTAATAATATTACCCTTTTATTAAATAGCGAAATAAAAGAAATTAATGGCGAAAATGGTGTCGAAAAAATTTTAGCTGATGTTGATGGTCAAATAAAAGAAATTGAAGTGAGTGCAATTTTTCCTTACATTGGTTTTCGTCCAAGTACTGCATTTTTAAAAGAATTAGATATTTTAGATGAAAATGGTTTTGTAATCACTAATGAGGACATGGAAACAAAAATAAAAAACGTTTTTGCTATTGGTGATGTAAGGCAAAAAGCAATAAGACAAATTACCACAGCAACAAATGATGGAACAATCGCAGCAAAAATTTTATCAAATCGTTTATAA
- a CDS encoding carboxymuconolactone decarboxylase family protein, which translates to MHGFHDPEKKQKYYTQLKEAKGDYIEAYENFSRTVFRDDVLSTKQKELIACAIATSKRCIWCLESHLPKAKKAGATKEEIIEAVMVSSIFDGGPAIATTMLEIMPLLEELFN; encoded by the coding sequence ATGCATGGATTTCATGACCCAGAAAAGAAGCAAAAATATTACACACAATTAAAAGAAGCAAAAGGTGATTATATTGAAGCTTATGAAAATTTTTCTAGAACTGTTTTTAGAGATGATGTATTATCTACAAAGCAAAAAGAATTAATTGCCTGTGCTATTGCAACTTCAAAAAGATGTATATGATGCTTAGAATCTCATTTACCTAAAGCTAAAAAAGCGGGGGCAACAAAAGAAGAAATTATTGAAGCAGTTATGGTTAGTTCAATTTTTGATGGTGGGCCAGCTATTGCTACTACAATGTTAGAAATAATGCCACTACTTGAAGAATTGTTTAATTAA
- the proS gene encoding proline--tRNA ligase, whose protein sequence is MAKKLEKITPLEEDFSKWYLDVIKNGDLISYGKARGTIIFKPLSYGIWENIQKNLDIEFKKQGVKNVYFPLLIPDSLIQKEKDHLEGFNPELATVTEVGGKPLTEKYYIRPTSEVLFSTYFKDNVESYNDLPLIYNQWANVIRWEKTTNPFLRTTEFLWQEGHTVHADALEARKLTKTMLRIYANFLKKYLSLPVIQGKKTPREKFSGACSTYTIEAMMKDGRALQAGTSHYLSQNFTKVFDITFKNKENQREYAYGTSWGVTTRLIGALIMAHGDDRGIIIPPRVAPVQIDVLEIFGHKDPKVKEFAQEVKKYLSKFFRVELDSSNKNPGFKASNSEIHGTPLRIEIGSKEAETKEIILIRRDTLEKQTIKFDKSIKTTIKKLFDDIHKNLYNQAHKRMIDNIVTTNDYQEFKQKIAEGKWVMIPFCGDETAEEFIQQETGATARCIPFKDPIKINKKSSCVINGTETKRNVIFAKSY, encoded by the coding sequence ATGGCAAAAAAATTAGAAAAAATTACCCCATTAGAAGAAGATTTTTCAAAATGATATTTAGACGTAATTAAAAATGGAGATCTAATTAGTTATGGAAAAGCTAGAGGTACAATTATTTTTAAACCTTTATCATATGGTATTTGAGAAAATATTCAAAAAAACCTAGATATCGAATTTAAGAAACAAGGTGTAAAAAATGTTTATTTCCCGCTTTTAATTCCTGATTCATTAATTCAAAAAGAAAAAGATCACTTAGAAGGATTTAACCCTGAACTAGCAACAGTTACTGAAGTTGGAGGAAAACCTTTAACTGAAAAATATTATATCCGTCCTACAAGTGAAGTTTTATTTTCAACTTATTTTAAAGATAATGTTGAAAGTTATAATGATTTACCATTAATTTATAATCAATGAGCAAATGTTATTAGATGAGAAAAAACAACTAATCCATTTTTACGTACTACAGAATTTTTATGACAAGAAGGACATACAGTTCATGCCGATGCGTTAGAAGCTAGAAAATTAACAAAAACTATGCTAAGAATTTATGCTAATTTTCTTAAAAAATATTTATCATTGCCAGTTATTCAAGGTAAAAAAACACCTAGAGAAAAATTTTCAGGTGCATGTTCTACTTATACAATTGAAGCTATGATGAAAGATGGGCGTGCACTTCAAGCAGGAACAAGTCATTATTTATCACAAAATTTTACAAAAGTTTTTGATATCACTTTTAAAAACAAAGAAAACCAACGTGAATATGCTTATGGAACAAGTTGGGGAGTAACTACAAGACTTATTGGTGCCTTAATTATGGCTCATGGTGATGATAGAGGTATTATTATTCCTCCAAGAGTAGCACCTGTACAAATTGATGTGTTAGAAATTTTTGGACATAAAGATCCAAAAGTAAAAGAATTTGCTCAAGAAGTAAAAAAATACTTATCTAAATTTTTCCGTGTTGAACTTGATTCAAGTAATAAAAATCCAGGTTTTAAAGCTTCTAATAGTGAAATCCATGGTACACCATTAAGAATTGAAATAGGTTCAAAAGAAGCAGAAACAAAAGAAATTATTTTAATAAGAAGAGATACATTAGAAAAACAAACTATAAAATTTGATAAATCCATAAAAACAACAATTAAAAAATTATTTGATGATATTCATAAAAATTTATATAATCAAGCGCATAAAAGAATGATTGATAATATAGTTACAACAAATGATTATCAAGAATTTAAACAAAAAATTGCTGAAGGAAAATGAGTTATGATTCCTTTTTGTGGTGATGAAACCGCTGAGGAATTTATTCAACAAGAAACAGGCGCTACAGCACGTTGTATCCCATTTAAAGACCCAATTAAAATCAATAAAAAATCAAGTTGTGTTATAAATGGAACAGAAACAAAACGGAATGTAATTTTTGCAAAATCTTATTAA
- a CDS encoding thioredoxin family protein — translation MIKQVKKDETLDLSAPKNIVLFTATWCGMCSMFKPVVEEFVAKHNEVVVYSVDVDENRQLARDYGITSIPSYYIFENGKMVDSKVGFIPLPQLEKLVLG, via the coding sequence ATGATAAAACAAGTTAAAAAAGATGAAACTTTAGATCTATCTGCGCCAAAAAATATTGTACTATTTACCGCAACATGATGTGGTATGTGTTCAATGTTTAAACCTGTTGTAGAAGAATTTGTAGCTAAACATAATGAAGTTGTTGTTTATTCTGTTGATGTTGATGAAAACCGTCAATTAGCAAGAGATTATGGAATTACTTCAATTCCAAGTTACTACATTTTCGAAAACGGAAAAATGGTAGATTCAAAAGTTGGATTCATTCCTTTACCACAATTAGAAAAATTAGTTTTAGGTTAA
- a CDS encoding Cof-type HAD-IIB family hydrolase codes for MEFRPQAIFIDLDGTLVDLKNNNISTMNINTIQNINKKIPCFISTGRGFNKNLLEMTNMLGLNYGVAQNGAIIFDKVGNIIKKYTINKSSYLNIVDLLSKEKFSFFVNSQKIIYSDTLMSRIIKFFKKEYTVQKNSQAKNIDDVTKILVISSKKNKLTELKNKLLKEFIDVNVVSIGNNRALEITDINATKGKANSFICSLINIDPLKAIHIGDSMNDASSVNHLGGLIAMKNSNQELKNIATEIGFNYKKSGVAKTLNKLIKL; via the coding sequence ATGGAATTTAGACCGCAAGCTATATTTATTGATTTAGATGGAACTTTAGTTGATTTAAAAAACAATAACATTAGTACCATGAACATAAATACCATACAAAATATAAATAAAAAAATTCCTTGCTTTATTTCAACAGGACGAGGATTTAATAAAAATTTATTAGAAATGACTAATATGTTAGGTTTAAACTATGGTGTTGCTCAAAATGGTGCAATTATCTTTGATAAAGTTGGAAATATAATAAAAAAATACACAATCAATAAATCATCTTATTTAAACATTGTGGATTTATTATCAAAAGAAAAATTTTCTTTTTTTGTTAACTCACAAAAAATTATATATTCAGATACTTTAATGTCAAGGATTATTAAGTTTTTTAAAAAAGAGTATACAGTACAAAAAAATTCACAAGCCAAAAATATTGATGATGTTACTAAAATATTAGTTATTTCATCTAAAAAAAATAAATTAACAGAATTAAAAAATAAATTATTAAAAGAATTTATTGACGTTAATGTTGTTTCAATTGGAAATAATAGAGCTTTAGAAATTACTGATATTAATGCAACAAAAGGTAAAGCAAATAGCTTTATATGTTCATTAATAAATATAGATCCACTAAAAGCTATTCATATCGGAGATAGTATGAATGATGCAAGTTCTGTAAATCATTTAGGTGGATTAATTGCAATGAAAAATTCAAATCAAGAACTTAAAAATATAGCAACAGAAATAGGATTTAATTACAAAAAATCAGGTGTTGCTAAAACATTAAATAAATTAATAAAATTATAA
- a CDS encoding DUF4231 domain-containing protein, with protein sequence MENKDNLNFEEIKDSNEKIAIYRKKFIISRLIYILIAITIMVISSLQILLNLFAIRWNSEPTLKLLFLIIAIISTIVVFLQSVLLFFDFKNSREKNLAKLRSIQQLKENYLKNPEEFNISQMANAIYDIDKEN encoded by the coding sequence ATGGAAAATAAAGACAATTTAAATTTTGAAGAAATAAAAGATTCTAATGAAAAAATTGCAATTTATCGAAAAAAATTTATTATAAGTAGATTAATTTATATTTTAATTGCAATAACAATTATGGTTATTTCAAGTTTACAAATACTCTTAAACTTATTTGCAATTCGTTGAAATAGTGAACCAACTTTAAAACTATTATTTTTAATTATTGCTATCATTTCTACAATCGTTGTTTTTTTACAATCTGTTTTACTTTTCTTTGACTTTAAGAATTCAAGAGAAAAAAACTTAGCTAAATTAAGAAGTATTCAGCAATTAAAAGAAAATTATTTAAAAAACCCTGAAGAATTCAATATATCACAAATGGCAAATGCAATTTATGATATCGATAAAGAAAATTAA
- a CDS encoding DUF4231 domain-containing protein, translated as MTTSNPIEFVNDIKDKLAKKLWIYSFWYYFLNVVIMLISLTISILGSIQLYNGFDGFGDWNKYLLITTGISAAITFLTSLISFFVLNKKINKYKIRINKINFESLLWKEKIGEYKHKNRDLTFFKKVAEICNLKWQGVENGK; from the coding sequence ATGACAACAAGTAATCCAATTGAATTTGTAAATGATATAAAAGATAAATTAGCAAAAAAATTATGAATATATTCATTTTGATATTACTTTTTAAATGTTGTAATTATGTTAATCTCTTTAACTATTAGTATTTTGGGATCAATTCAACTATATAACGGATTTGATGGCTTTGGTGATTGAAACAAATATCTTTTAATAACAACCGGTATAAGTGCTGCTATTACTTTTTTAACATCTTTAATTAGTTTTTTTGTTTTAAATAAAAAGATCAATAAATATAAAATAAGAATTAATAAAATTAATTTTGAATCATTATTGTGAAAAGAAAAAATAGGAGAATATAAACACAAAAATAGAGATTTAACTTTCTTTAAAAAAGTTGCTGAAATCTGTAATTTAAAATGACAAGGAGTAGAAAATGGAAAATAA
- the hrcA gene encoding heat-inducible transcriptional repressor HrcA — MEQINFKEQDILKKIVEIYIETGQPVGSQFLGDKFQMECSSATIRNLMHSLEKKGYLQKNHTSSGRIPSIQGLEYYAKYLAYNPQKYLEDKLQDILAKRRLNIDTTIEQAANVISEVAGLTLITTSNNSSEVLKSIQLTVLNGYSAIIVLITSTGRVESKMFNFDAKKIDIEDVRIAVKLFKDRLIDTPLIELSARAYALIPMFSNQVKNYELIIQEFIKNIFVFKEENVAKIYNKNQIILSRDISREKIVEILDFVENHSVWEALENELDEDSSIRFDIKQPNISLISKKIEFENEKNIKEITIVGSSRIDYSKAFDTLDTVEKLLKKDL; from the coding sequence ATGGAACAAATCAATTTTAAGGAACAAGACATTTTAAAAAAAATTGTTGAAATTTATATAGAAACAGGACAGCCCGTTGGTTCACAATTTTTAGGAGATAAATTCCAAATGGAATGTTCTAGTGCGACGATAAGAAATTTAATGCATAGTTTAGAAAAAAAAGGTTACTTGCAAAAAAATCATACAAGTAGTGGGAGGATTCCCTCTATTCAAGGTTTAGAATATTATGCAAAATATTTAGCATATAATCCTCAAAAATATCTAGAAGATAAATTACAAGATATTTTAGCAAAAAGAAGATTAAATATTGATACAACCATAGAACAAGCTGCAAATGTTATAAGTGAAGTTGCAGGTTTAACTTTAATAACAACATCAAATAACTCTTCAGAAGTTTTAAAAAGTATTCAATTAACTGTTTTAAATGGTTATTCAGCAATTATTGTTTTAATTACAAGTACAGGAAGAGTTGAATCAAAAATGTTTAATTTTGATGCTAAAAAAATTGATATAGAAGATGTAAGAATAGCAGTTAAATTATTTAAAGATAGGTTAATTGATACACCATTAATTGAACTTTCAGCGCGTGCTTATGCTCTTATTCCAATGTTTTCAAATCAAGTTAAAAATTATGAATTAATAATTCAAGAGTTTATTAAAAATATTTTCGTTTTTAAAGAAGAAAATGTCGCTAAAATATATAATAAAAATCAAATAATTTTAAGTCGTGATATTTCAAGAGAAAAAATTGTTGAAATATTAGACTTTGTAGAAAATCATTCCGTTTGAGAAGCTCTTGAAAATGAATTAGATGAAGATAGCAGTATAAGATTTGACATTAAGCAACCTAATATAAGTTTAATATCTAAAAAAATAGAATTTGAAAATGAAAAAAACATCAAAGAAATAACTATAGTAGGTTCATCTAGAATAGATTATTCAAAAGCATTTGATACATTAGATACAGTAGAAAAATTACTTAAAAAGGACTTATAA
- a CDS encoding nucleotide exchange factor GrpE, whose amino-acid sequence MIKNNEIIVKEFDNITLNLITKKENEKASNETKKIVLGFHEIDLFVEKYLLETKNIILNKKYDLENQETKTKYTIEILKVFSPTKSRIEERKLIQTLKQKVNDQNLQIAQYITKIFSYEQDLNKKQEEFKKIASDLQAKAQVEINKFREHNSEQTKKEIEEIKKYALQDFFEDFLMSLNNLEIAINVGLKSQNAEVSAYTKGFLMLLTKMQNTLEDYGISKIDPQIGDMFDANVHQVFDFDDQGVETETILKVKSAGYKLHDRVLKPALVVIQK is encoded by the coding sequence ATGATAAAAAATAATGAAATAATTGTAAAAGAATTTGATAATATTACTTTAAATTTAATAACTAAAAAAGAAAATGAAAAAGCATCTAACGAAACAAAAAAAATAGTTTTAGGTTTTCATGAAATTGATTTATTTGTAGAAAAATATTTATTAGAAACAAAAAACATAATATTAAATAAAAAATATGATTTAGAAAATCAAGAAACAAAAACAAAATACACAATTGAAATATTAAAAGTTTTTTCACCAACTAAAAGTAGAATAGAAGAAAGAAAATTAATTCAAACCTTAAAACAAAAAGTAAATGATCAAAATTTACAAATTGCACAATATATTACAAAAATATTTTCTTATGAACAAGATTTAAATAAAAAACAAGAAGAATTTAAAAAAATAGCGTCAGATTTACAAGCTAAAGCACAAGTTGAAATAAATAAATTTAGAGAACATAATTCTGAACAAACCAAAAAAGAAATTGAAGAAATTAAAAAATACGCATTACAGGACTTTTTTGAAGATTTTTTGATGTCTTTAAACAATTTAGAAATAGCTATTAATGTTGGTTTAAAATCTCAAAATGCTGAAGTGTCAGCTTATACTAAAGGGTTTTTAATGTTGTTAACTAAAATGCAAAATACATTAGAAGATTATGGAATTTCTAAAATTGATCCTCAAATTGGAGATATGTTTGATGCTAACGTTCACCAAGTATTTGATTTTGATGATCAAGGTGTCGAAACTGAAACAATTTTAAAAGTAAAATCTGCTGGATATAAATTACATGATCGTGTTTTAAAACCTGCTCTTGTTGTTATTCAAAAGTAA